The nucleotide window ACGCTCGGATCATGAACCCGGGCTTCCGCGGGCCGCCCCCTGCCGTCCTGATTGCGGTGACGGCCGTCATCCAGCTGGTGGGCACCAGCTTTGCCGCCGCCCACCAGATCTCCCAGCGTCCGCTGGACCCCCTGGCCTACATGCTGCTGCTGGCCGGTCCCGCACTGCTGTCACTGCGCCGCAAGGCTCCCGGCCCGATGGCCGCCGGGGCAGCCCTGGCAACGGGCACCTACTTCGCGGCTGGCTATCCGGGCGGACCCATCTGGCTCTCCCTGGTGGTGGCGCTTTTCATCGCGGTGCGCTCCAGGGCACGCTGGTGGGCCTGGGGAGCCGTTGGCGGACTGGCTCTGCTGTTCCTTGTCACCGCGCTGTCCATGGGCGGGCTGGCCGATACCGCCCGTGCCGGCGCCGGCGTCGCCTGGCTGGTCATCGTTGTCATGATGGGGGAGCTGCTGGCCTCCCGTGCCGGACGACGCGCCGAACGCCGGCGCTCCGAACTCGAGGCGGAGCAGCGCCGGCGGAATGAAGAGCGGTTGGTCCTCGCCCGCGATATTCACGACGTCGTTGCGCACTCCCTCTCGATGATCAATGTGCAGGCATCGGTCGCCCTGCACTTGGCACGGAAGGATCCGGATCCGGAGCAAATGCGGCAGGCGCTGGAAGCCATCAAGTCCGGTTCCAAGGACGCCCTCGCCGAGGTGCGCGACGTCCTTGCGGTGCTGCGCCAGGACGCGCCGAGGGCTCCGGCCCAGCGGCTGGACCAGCTGCCGGAACTGCTGGCGCGCGCCGAGCAGGGCGGCCTGCGGGTCCGGCTGGATAACCGAGCCGGCCAGCTGCCCGAAAGCGCGGGCCCCGCAGAAAGCGCGGCGTACCGGGTGGTCCAGGAAGCCGTGACGAACATCGTCCGGCACGCGCACGCCAACCAGGCGTGGGTGGGCATCAGCGTCACCGCTGCCACGCTCGAAGTGACAGTGGAGGACGACGGCGTGGGGCTGGGTAATGCGCCGGAAGGCAACGGATTGCGCGGGATGAGAGAGAGGATTGATTCGCTCGACGGCGAGCTGGCAGTAGGAACCCGCGAGCCTGCCGGTACCCGCGTGCACGCCCGCATTCCATTGCCTGCGGACCGGCCCGCAACTGGCGGCGGGACCGACTCAAGCGGGGCAGAGCAATGATCAGGGTGCTGCTGGCGGATGACCAGACTCTGATCCGGGCCGGCTTCAGGGCGCTGCTCGACGCCGAAAACGATATGGAAGTCGTCGCGGAGGCCGGCACAGGTACCGAAGCGGTCCGCCTGGCCAAGGCAGCGAAGCCGGATGTGGTCCTGATGGACATCCGCATGCCCGGCGGAGATGGCATCGACGCCACCGCAACTATTCTGGCCTCCA belongs to Arthrobacter crystallopoietes and includes:
- a CDS encoding sensor histidine kinase, with translation MNPGFRGPPPAVLIAVTAVIQLVGTSFAAAHQISQRPLDPLAYMLLLAGPALLSLRRKAPGPMAAGAALATGTYFAAGYPGGPIWLSLVVALFIAVRSRARWWAWGAVGGLALLFLVTALSMGGLADTARAGAGVAWLVIVVMMGELLASRAGRRAERRRSELEAEQRRRNEERLVLARDIHDVVAHSLSMINVQASVALHLARKDPDPEQMRQALEAIKSGSKDALAEVRDVLAVLRQDAPRAPAQRLDQLPELLARAEQGGLRVRLDNRAGQLPESAGPAESAAYRVVQEAVTNIVRHAHANQAWVGISVTAATLEVTVEDDGVGLGNAPEGNGLRGMRERIDSLDGELAVGTREPAGTRVHARIPLPADRPATGGGTDSSGAEQ